TCCCCATTTATGTAGACATGATACAGCTCTccagaatatattgaataactCAGAACTATTAGCTTCTGTTGTCGGAAAGTGACAAAATGGAAACCTGTACCCATTGTCAGCTAAATAGACCAGTTGCAATACATGTGAAGCCAGCTTTTTCTCTTCCTTTCCTAGAATGAGCATATGAAATTGATGTATTCGTTTACTCAATCAAATGTACAGTTGATTTAGGGAGTGAGGTGACTAAACATAAACAGCATAAGTCAACTTAACTAAACTACAGTAGTTCACTTACCGTTCATAAAAAACCTTATACATTCACTCTCTTGTCCCATGTTCACAAATCCAACTAACTGTGTTTTTCCACCACGTTTGTTGATTTGCAGGTCTTCCTGAAAAGTGAAAGAAATCTTCATTTTAACGTCAGTTGTGCAATTATCAGATGCACTGATAAAGTTGAAGAAAGAAATGGTGTGTGGACTACTGAAGTGATGACATGAGTTGTTAATGTGGTAAGTATTGACATATACATACCTGTATGGACATTTCATCAAACATGATGCCACCTTCCCATCCATCATCTGTCATCCCTCGTTTTTCTGCTTCTTTCCTCATCCAGTGCAGAATTTCATCATTGAAGCCAGGTTTTTGTTCTACGCTGTTCTTGTAGTAGGACAAAAGTCTGCCTGATGGGAGTGCCAGAAACCCACTTTCTCTCAAATCCTTGTATGATTGTGGACACCTTCCCCAAATAGTCAGACACAGTCTTATTATGCTAGAGGGAAGATAAAACAGAATATTCGCCCAATATAAGAAGTTATACAATTGTTGATTGCAAACCTCTATTGCCCCAGCTTTTTAACTTTAGGTATGTTGTCAGCATTTTTGATTGCAACACTGGGTGAACTAGTATCATAGGCTTTATGAGTTTGTTTTaaccccgatgaaaattacaaacataCCAGACTGAGTGTAGGCtggactgataatatgaaattcTGACATTTCAATGAAGAAAGTACAGGCAGAATGCATGCAAACACAAGGAAAAATGATAATGGGGCACTCCCATAATAACTTCAACTTCAATACAGGGTAGTTTTACCTGGGATGCCACCTTCTCTTCCTGGGATTTTTCGCTTTCAACGCTGCCTCTTGTGACTGAAGAAGAATTGCTAGCTTCTTACTGTtttcacacacaaactttatacaATTTAGCTTCCACCTCTTCCCATATTTTATGCATGTCCTTATCATCTTCATCAGTCAGTTCTATGAAACACTGATTATTTTCTTCATCTTGTTCCTCCTGTAAAGCGTCTTGTGATCTTTTGCGACTGCTTGACATGTCTCTGCATTTTCGACAAATAGATGACAAACTGGAGTAGGACACTGCTCCGGCACAGTACAGGCTTCTATAGCGGTGTTGAGTTTCACTGCTGCCAATTTTACTCCATCGCTCTCGAGTGGCATTCTTTACTTCTGAATCTTCACCAATCGGTTTGTAATCGAAACCCCTACAAGCTCTCATTTTGCCAATGATGTTAAAGTTTTCATGAATAGAACTATCGTTCATGTCTATTTCATTGGACAGGCCCAAATTTGCTAGGTCTATTTCTTTTCCAGAAACGGCCACTCTTATATGCCCATCCAGTTGAAGTGTGACTTCTTTCATCACTTTGTGCCCATTACAAATGTCTCCAGAAAAGTTGACAAATGTTGCTCCATTTGTACTTGAAGTGACCAATGCAAATTCTGTTGGCACTGAGTCAGTCATAGTTTTTAAACTCATTTCTGAAGGTATTTGTCCATTACCGCCTGCATCTCTCTTTTTCCAAACCAGTCCTTTGTATACACGAACTGCTTTTCCATTGACTTTTTTGGCTGTAAATTTCACCCCATTAAATACCGTAGGTACTATTCTGCCTATCATGTTTACTGCCACAGTTTTTCCTGTACTTTCCTTATATGCAtctgttattttttttccagtgaGGAGATCTCCCCAGCCATCGGATACTGCCAAGGATTGTGACAACCTGCAAAGAACCATACAGTTGTGACATTATTTCCACTTCATTTATTGTATGAAtcctttttttaaatttgacttTGCTTGCTGTTGTTTTCACtgattaaataaaatataataacaataatctTTTGTTCTCAGTGTAATGTCTGGATACATGGCCATTGTGTGAATGAAacatgtttaaaaaaatgtgtgcaCAGTACAGAACTGGTTTCATTAtcagcaaattttattgttaGAAATGTCCTGTGTACATGTTTATTCGAAACCATTTGATAgggcaaaatttgaaagtgcagTGGAGAACAAACTAGAGGCTGAGGCAAAAGTGTCAGAGGGATGTTCCCTTTCTTGCAGAGAAAATTTTAAGGAATTGATTTGTGCAACGGTGCAGTctgatgcaatctgagaggtgttttcaattgtttactcacaaaacaaa
This is a stretch of genomic DNA from Ptychodera flava strain L36383 unplaced genomic scaffold, AS_Pfla_20210202 Scaffold_51__1_contigs__length_905262_pilon, whole genome shotgun sequence. It encodes these proteins:
- the LOC139128370 gene encoding uncharacterized protein gives rise to the protein MKMIRTCIKYGKRWKLNCIKFVCENSKKLAILLQSQEAALKAKNPRKRRWHPSIIRLCLTIWGRCPQSYKDLRESGFLALPSGRLLSYYKNSVEQKPGFNDEILHWMRKEAEKRGMTDDGWEGGIMFDEMSIQEDLQINKRGGKTQLVGFVNMGQESECIRFFMNGKEEKKLASHVLQLVYLADNGYRFPFCHFPTTEANSSELFNIFWRAVSCLHKWGFKVGFACMDGSSNNRSFLKMHFMDDMNSANPRKEQFTTTSLYGYNQKVSFIMDPSHLFKKIRNNILKSGSRQYDKRLLQCKENTYVENTG